In a genomic window of Thiosocius teredinicola:
- a CDS encoding AbiTii domain-containing protein: MSSSIAELRQLVEDPESDLAGLFSRAVLLSNTLKQKNITAWLKHELAGYSETEKLPDYRLGACGTLVAWFPGQGWAEAPIERANTDEGLLCYSLYQSLPDIETAFNENSRMGGQRVDFTDEKLAKLQEQTRLSTRLALAVPSKSFAFALLGAREALRLWIERLTHLGLPEDAHRFTDEQRQQAAEADAVLAEIIAKATTKAQAEAATFKPKKKGFFGRLLGIGG; the protein is encoded by the coding sequence ATGTCGTCCAGTATCGCAGAACTGCGCCAGCTCGTTGAGGATCCGGAGAGTGATCTAGCCGGGCTGTTTTCGCGCGCCGTGTTGTTATCCAACACACTCAAACAAAAGAACATTACCGCTTGGCTCAAACACGAGCTCGCTGGTTACAGCGAGACCGAAAAGCTGCCCGACTACCGCCTTGGCGCCTGCGGCACCCTGGTTGCCTGGTTTCCGGGACAGGGATGGGCCGAGGCACCGATTGAACGCGCCAATACCGACGAGGGGCTGCTTTGCTACTCGCTGTATCAGTCCTTGCCCGATATCGAAACCGCGTTCAACGAGAACTCGCGAATGGGCGGCCAGCGCGTCGACTTTACGGATGAGAAGTTGGCCAAACTGCAGGAGCAGACCCGCCTGAGTACGCGCTTGGCACTGGCGGTACCCAGCAAGTCGTTTGCATTCGCCCTGCTCGGTGCGCGCGAAGCGCTGCGCCTCTGGATTGAACGACTGACGCACCTGGGCCTGCCCGAGGATGCACACCGCTTCACCGACGAGCAGCGCCAGCAGGCCGCGGAAGCCGACGCCGTGCTCGCGGAGATCATTGCCAAGGCCACCACCAAGGCACAGGCTGAGGCGGCGACGTTCAAGCCGAAGAAGAAAGGATTTTTCGGCCGCCTGCTGGGTATCGGTGGCTGA
- a CDS encoding lysylphosphatidylglycerol synthase transmembrane domain-containing protein, translated as MNGRYTRWIRYLLLAVVVYLLVRHVVGSSDDYQFVANLDWRYLLPVIALSVGNILLDALRHVITAQHLGKRLPLKLAFVYLVVARFLNKFVPQSGVAYKAHVLRKAGGFGAGELLTGFGSMVWVQLMVSLLLALIVVWSVRPSLAIHGVSILTLLLAGVVVLIVSTVGIVLIAAKIESSQARRETWGRRLMLRLARLVRSLLRLIRDPALFTLSSGIIVVATLVSLLRLYLCFRMIGVGAELVLLVLFVTLNRALTIFTITPGNLGVTEFLFGLLAQGVGIGMAQGVMAALIIRLVTFAVLALLGAIFLVTARHAVFGDEPPATR; from the coding sequence ATGAACGGTCGCTATACACGTTGGATACGGTATTTGTTGCTGGCGGTGGTGGTCTACCTGCTGGTGCGTCATGTTGTAGGGTCGTCCGACGATTATCAGTTCGTCGCCAACCTCGACTGGCGCTATCTGTTACCCGTTATCGCGTTGAGCGTCGGCAACATTCTGCTGGATGCACTGCGTCACGTGATTACGGCGCAGCACCTGGGCAAGCGTCTGCCGCTGAAGCTGGCCTTTGTCTACCTGGTGGTGGCGCGTTTTCTCAACAAGTTCGTTCCACAGTCCGGTGTGGCCTACAAGGCCCACGTGCTGCGCAAGGCCGGCGGGTTCGGTGCCGGCGAGCTGCTGACCGGGTTTGGCTCGATGGTCTGGGTGCAATTGATGGTGTCCTTGCTGCTCGCACTGATCGTGGTGTGGTCAGTGCGCCCGTCGCTCGCTATCCACGGCGTGTCGATCCTGACGTTGTTGTTGGCTGGCGTTGTTGTGTTGATTGTCTCGACCGTGGGCATTGTGCTGATCGCCGCAAAGATCGAGTCATCGCAGGCACGGCGAGAAACTTGGGGGCGCCGGCTGATGTTGCGCCTGGCGAGGTTGGTGAGATCTCTGTTGCGACTGATCCGCGATCCGGCTTTGTTCACACTGAGTTCGGGGATCATCGTTGTCGCTACGCTGGTGTCGCTGCTGCGGCTCTACCTGTGTTTTCGCATGATCGGTGTCGGGGCGGAACTGGTGTTGTTGGTGTTGTTCGTAACGCTGAACCGGGCGCTGACGATATTCACCATTACACCGGGCAATCTCGGGGTAACCGAATTCCTGTTTGGTCTGTTGGCACAGGGCGTCGGAATCGGCATGGCGCAGGGAGTGATGGCGGCCTTGATTATCAGGTTGGTGACGTTTGCCGTGTTGGCGTTGTTGGGTGCGATCTTCCTCGTGACTGCCAGGCATGCGGTGTTTGGTGACGAGCCCCCCGCGACGAGGTAA
- a CDS encoding molybdopterin biosynthesis protein produces the protein MTDASSLVERRRAASQRQFLDVATAEEALQRFWQAADPQPLGDESVSLDDALNRVLASDIQSPVDVPGFDRANVDGFAVRAQDTVGAREDAPVVLALTDDVLTPGVEPRSTVTAGFASVIATGGMVPRGADAVVLIEDTELVERDGRQRVQIGKPLPAGAFIAFAGTDVGRGETVLRAGQLLTSREIGVLAAIGLAEVPVFRRPHVAVISTGDELVQPGQLLAAGQVYDSNGSIVASALREIGCEPVRLGALPDEYEAQQKALRHALDCDAVILSGGTSKGAGDLSYDVVSTLSDPGVIVHGVAIKPGKPLCLAVTGRKPVVILPGFPTSAIFTFHQFVAPVLRAMAGMPVQTHERVVAELPMRLSSERGRAEFSMVSLMRTDDGFAAYPMGKSSGAVTAFSKADGFIRVDAQTELLPAGSKVEVQLLSRSLAPADLVTIGSHCVGLDYLLQQLQKEGLATKSMHVGSQGGLAAVRRGECDIAGIHLMDPESGEYNTPYLEPGMRLLKGYRRMQGFVYRRGDARFKGIATPQQAVAAALGDADCVMVNRNAGSGTRVLIDELLHGAQPAGYAVQTKSHNAVATAVAQGRADWGIAIDTVARLYELEFIPLQEEHYDFVIPESRWELPVVQRFVALLQDPDVQSGLQALGFQR, from the coding sequence ATGACCGACGCCAGCTCCCTCGTCGAACGCAGGCGCGCCGCCAGCCAACGCCAGTTCCTGGACGTTGCGACCGCTGAAGAGGCATTGCAGCGTTTCTGGCAGGCCGCCGACCCGCAGCCACTCGGCGACGAGTCGGTCAGCCTCGACGACGCACTCAACCGCGTTCTGGCGAGCGACATCCAGTCGCCGGTCGATGTGCCCGGTTTCGATCGCGCCAACGTGGACGGCTTTGCCGTGCGCGCACAAGACACCGTCGGCGCACGCGAGGATGCGCCGGTGGTACTGGCGCTGACCGACGATGTGCTGACGCCCGGTGTCGAGCCGCGCAGCACGGTCACGGCGGGGTTTGCCAGCGTGATCGCGACCGGTGGCATGGTGCCGCGCGGCGCCGATGCGGTGGTGCTGATCGAAGACACCGAACTGGTCGAGCGCGACGGCCGCCAGAGGGTGCAGATCGGCAAGCCGCTACCGGCCGGCGCCTTTATCGCTTTCGCCGGCACCGATGTCGGGCGCGGCGAAACCGTACTGCGGGCAGGCCAGCTGCTGACCTCACGCGAGATCGGTGTGTTGGCTGCGATCGGCCTGGCCGAAGTGCCGGTGTTTCGCCGCCCGCACGTCGCGGTGATCTCGACCGGCGACGAACTGGTACAACCGGGGCAACTGTTGGCCGCCGGGCAGGTCTACGATTCGAACGGCTCGATCGTCGCCTCCGCATTGCGCGAGATCGGTTGTGAGCCGGTCAGGCTCGGCGCACTGCCGGACGAATACGAGGCTCAGCAAAAGGCACTACGGCATGCGCTCGACTGTGATGCCGTCATTTTGTCCGGCGGCACCTCCAAGGGAGCCGGCGATCTGTCATACGACGTCGTCAGCACCCTGTCGGACCCGGGCGTCATCGTGCATGGTGTGGCAATCAAACCGGGCAAGCCATTGTGCCTGGCGGTGACCGGGCGCAAGCCCGTGGTGATCCTGCCGGGATTCCCGACCTCGGCGATCTTCACCTTTCATCAGTTCGTCGCGCCGGTGCTGCGCGCGATGGCGGGCATGCCGGTGCAGACGCATGAGCGGGTGGTCGCCGAGCTACCGATGCGCCTGAGCTCGGAACGTGGACGTGCCGAGTTCTCGATGGTCAGCCTGATGCGCACCGACGACGGATTCGCCGCCTACCCGATGGGCAAGAGTTCCGGCGCGGTGACCGCCTTCAGCAAGGCCGACGGCTTTATTCGGGTCGATGCACAGACCGAGTTGCTGCCGGCCGGCAGCAAGGTCGAGGTGCAGTTGTTGTCGCGCTCGCTTGCGCCGGCAGATCTGGTCACCATCGGCTCACATTGCGTCGGCCTCGACTACCTGCTGCAGCAGTTGCAGAAAGAGGGGCTCGCAACCAAATCCATGCACGTCGGCAGCCAGGGCGGACTGGCTGCGGTCAGGCGTGGTGAGTGCGATATTGCCGGCATTCACCTGATGGACCCGGAATCGGGCGAATACAACACGCCTTACCTCGAACCCGGCATGCGTTTGCTGAAAGGCTACCGCCGCATGCAGGGCTTTGTTTACCGGCGGGGCGATGCACGCTTCAAGGGCATCGCCACACCCCAGCAGGCGGTCGCCGCCGCGCTGGGCGACGCCGACTGCGTCATGGTCAATCGCAATGCCGGCAGCGGAACCCGCGTGCTGATCGATGAGCTACTGCACGGCGCCCAGCCGGCCGGCTATGCGGTGCAGACCAAATCGCACAACGCGGTCGCCACGGCGGTAGCCCAGGGGCGGGCCGACTGGGGTATCGCAATCGATACCGTCGCCCGCCTGTACGAACTCGAGTTCATCCCGCTGCAGGAAGAACACTACGATTTCGTGATTCCGGAGAGCCGCTGGGAACTGCCCGTGGTGCAGAGATTCGTGGCGCTGTTGCAGGATCCCGACGTCCAGTCCGGTCTGCAGGCATTGGGCTTTCAGCGCTGA
- a CDS encoding GNAT family N-acetyltransferase, producing MPVTLNCVSGAALDDCLPDLARLRIRVFREYPYLYDGTEAYEQQYLATYVSSGEAMAILATDTDRNPGEQVVGASTGIPMRCETEEFVRPFAAAGIDPQTLFYCGESVLLPDYRGQGLYKGFFTGREDYARRHGGFETICFCGIVRPPGHPLRPRDYRPLDDVWRHFGYQPRPDLTTEYVWKDIDQPEEAQHPMIFWLKSL from the coding sequence ATGCCTGTGACTTTGAACTGCGTCAGCGGCGCGGCGCTCGACGATTGCCTGCCCGACCTGGCGCGCCTGCGCATCCGCGTGTTCCGCGAATACCCCTATCTGTACGACGGTACGGAGGCCTACGAGCAACAGTACCTCGCCACCTACGTCAGTTCGGGTGAGGCGATGGCCATCTTGGCCACCGATACCGATCGAAACCCAGGCGAACAGGTGGTCGGTGCGTCGACGGGCATCCCGATGCGCTGCGAGACCGAGGAATTCGTTCGCCCGTTCGCCGCGGCCGGCATCGACCCGCAGACGCTGTTCTACTGCGGCGAATCGGTATTGTTGCCGGACTATCGCGGGCAGGGCCTCTACAAAGGCTTTTTCACCGGCAGGGAAGACTATGCGCGCCGCCACGGCGGTTTCGAAACGATCTGCTTTTGCGGCATCGTGCGGCCGCCGGGTCACCCGCTCAGGCCGCGTGACTACCGACCGCTCGACGACGTGTGGCGACATTTCGGCTATCAGCCGCGCCCCGACCTGACCACCGAGTACGTCTGGAAGGACATCGACCAGCCCGAGGAAGCGCAACACCCGATGATATTCTGGCTGAAATCGCTGTGA
- a CDS encoding C13 family peptidase, with protein sequence MDAQAVNNPLHNLFRNLAAGARLIFGRPIGRDDFVYSLDQSLLLIAAAIGFEIAAEYAFVQQPATYSAYGLTYLLAVYAVDIVAILLVVRLAKAQLQAAGELIIATLACAPLFAVYLHIAGYLQEYVAETDLQAWAIWLSPIAWQLFILTRLLRVVLDLRIRKSMLFAAIQTGIGFGSLWVLPYTMLWYADEPVSERSSPYEALSKLSVEDLFYDQYRLVDDSLAQLADQRPGVTDLYLLAVGGYGLENVFLNEVEYVRDLFDERFDTEQHSAILVNNVETTSQYPLANGHNLQALLNGMADRMDVDEDILFLFMTSHGSDDHRFSLHFGPVKLDDLNPRQVRQALDDAGIRWRVIVVSSCYSGGFVEPLRNPQTLIITAAAANRRSFGCGATSDFTDFGTAYFKQALGTQIDFVAAFDTAERWVSDKEQRERREASYPQRFVGGEIEAKLAAYRGALRDPSSTTAALTPLYDCTEMSASTGCRQ encoded by the coding sequence ATGGATGCTCAAGCAGTAAACAACCCCCTTCATAACCTGTTCCGCAATCTCGCCGCCGGTGCGCGACTGATCTTTGGACGCCCGATCGGCAGGGATGACTTTGTCTATTCATTGGATCAAAGCCTGCTGCTGATCGCCGCGGCCATCGGCTTCGAGATCGCGGCCGAATACGCCTTTGTGCAACAACCGGCGACCTACTCGGCCTACGGCCTGACCTATCTGCTTGCGGTCTACGCGGTCGACATCGTTGCGATCCTGCTCGTCGTTCGCCTGGCCAAAGCCCAACTGCAAGCGGCCGGCGAGCTCATCATCGCAACCCTTGCGTGCGCGCCCCTGTTCGCGGTGTACCTGCACATCGCGGGCTACCTGCAGGAGTACGTCGCCGAAACTGACTTGCAGGCATGGGCAATCTGGCTGTCTCCGATCGCTTGGCAACTCTTCATACTGACGCGGCTGCTGCGTGTCGTGCTCGATCTTCGAATTCGCAAGTCGATGCTGTTCGCCGCCATCCAGACCGGTATCGGCTTCGGCAGCCTGTGGGTACTGCCCTACACGATGCTGTGGTACGCGGATGAACCCGTCAGCGAACGCAGCTCTCCGTACGAGGCATTGAGCAAACTCAGCGTCGAAGACCTGTTCTACGATCAGTACCGCCTGGTCGACGATTCGCTCGCACAGTTGGCAGACCAACGCCCAGGGGTCACCGACCTCTACCTGTTGGCAGTCGGCGGGTACGGCCTCGAAAACGTGTTTCTCAACGAGGTGGAGTACGTGCGCGACCTGTTCGACGAGCGTTTCGACACCGAGCAACATTCCGCCATCCTGGTCAACAATGTAGAAACCACGTCGCAATACCCGTTGGCCAACGGACACAATCTGCAAGCACTGTTGAACGGCATGGCCGATCGCATGGATGTCGACGAAGACATCCTGTTCCTGTTCATGACCTCGCACGGTAGCGACGATCACCGCTTCTCACTGCACTTCGGGCCGGTGAAGCTCGACGACCTCAATCCACGCCAGGTCAGGCAGGCGCTCGATGACGCCGGCATCCGCTGGCGCGTTATTGTTGTATCGAGCTGCTACTCCGGCGGTTTTGTCGAACCACTGCGTAACCCACAAACCCTGATCATCACCGCGGCCGCCGCCAACCGCCGATCGTTCGGCTGCGGCGCCACCAGCGACTTCACCGATTTCGGTACCGCCTACTTCAAACAAGCCCTGGGTACGCAGATCGATTTCGTTGCGGCATTCGACACTGCAGAACGCTGGGTCAGCGACAAGGAACAACGCGAGCGGCGCGAGGCGTCCTATCCCCAGCGTTTCGTCGGCGGCGAGATCGAAGCCAAGCTCGCAGCGTATCGCGGCGCATTGCGTGACCCGTCATCGACCACGGCGGCGCTGACGCCACTCTACGACTGCACAGAGATGTCTGCGTCGACCGGTTGCAGGCAGTAA
- a CDS encoding glycosyltransferase family 4 protein — MRVLMVSQTFPPLNRTGAPLQALYLTRALGQLGVDVEMLTSCPWKQRTAVAWPDGIRVRAIPFSDVRGLRGASRFATSIGVGKRLADWDIIHGHALSPMVLGVALGRGRNGPPMLAKPSIGGDHAEGEITRITRSPAAKILRKAAQRIDRFAILDDLIEADMEPLGIPQERLIRVDNGVDLDRFQPASAEEKARIREQHGLDGRTVVLFCGQLAPRKGLPELLDAWSAMRGDRHNTVLAIAGKGPLLDRVNDEVARSDGDIVYLGQQKDIAPIMRMSDVLALPSRFESFGNVIVEALASGVPVAATRCGISPRAINEGKSGWLIDDTDTTAIKQTLGHVLARRESLADLSAGCREVAEMFSFDRIARRYLEVYDDMLAQRR, encoded by the coding sequence TTGCGCGTCTTGATGGTCAGCCAGACCTTTCCGCCTTTGAATCGGACTGGCGCGCCGCTGCAGGCGCTCTATCTCACCCGAGCCCTGGGCCAACTCGGCGTCGACGTCGAGATGCTGACAAGCTGTCCCTGGAAGCAGCGCACAGCAGTCGCCTGGCCGGATGGGATCCGCGTTCGCGCGATTCCTTTTTCAGATGTCCGCGGCCTGCGCGGCGCGAGCCGCTTCGCGACATCGATCGGCGTCGGTAAACGCCTTGCCGACTGGGACATCATCCACGGCCATGCCCTGTCCCCCATGGTGCTGGGCGTGGCGTTGGGCCGCGGGCGAAACGGCCCGCCCATGCTGGCCAAGCCCAGTATCGGCGGCGACCATGCCGAAGGTGAGATCACCCGCATCACCCGCAGCCCCGCGGCAAAAATTCTGCGCAAAGCGGCGCAACGCATCGACCGCTTCGCGATCCTCGACGATCTGATCGAAGCGGACATGGAACCGCTCGGCATACCCCAAGAGCGCCTGATTCGCGTCGACAACGGTGTCGATCTCGACCGCTTCCAACCCGCGAGCGCCGAAGAAAAGGCACGAATTCGTGAACAGCATGGGCTCGATGGCAGAACCGTGGTGCTGTTCTGTGGCCAACTGGCGCCACGCAAAGGGCTGCCGGAACTGCTCGATGCATGGTCGGCGATGCGTGGCGATCGCCACAACACCGTACTTGCGATCGCCGGCAAAGGCCCGCTACTCGACCGCGTGAACGATGAAGTCGCACGCTCCGATGGCGACATCGTCTATCTCGGACAGCAAAAAGATATCGCACCCATCATGCGCATGAGCGACGTACTTGCCCTGCCCTCGCGCTTCGAGAGCTTCGGCAACGTCATTGTCGAGGCTCTGGCCTCAGGCGTGCCCGTTGCGGCCACCCGTTGCGGGATCTCGCCCCGGGCAATCAACGAAGGGAAAAGCGGCTGGTTGATCGACGATACCGACACGACAGCGATCAAACAGACACTCGGCCATGTCCTTGCACGGCGGGAAAGCCTGGCCGATCTTTCCGCTGGGTGTCGCGAGGTTGCAGAGATGTTCTCGTTCGACCGGATCGCGCGCCGTTATCTCGAGGTCTATGACGACATGCTCGCGCAACGTCGTTAA
- a CDS encoding host attachment protein, which yields MKSAWIVVADASRARFFSAELPASPLCEIETLSNPEARLHEGDLISDRGGRDRDSGGSSHGFGSAGTAKEEIADRFAADVSARLESGRERNAFYRLYVLGSPSFLGMLRKHQSPSLRRLVVDEIAKDMTMRTPEQIRAQLPDRL from the coding sequence ATGAAAAGCGCTTGGATTGTTGTCGCGGACGCCAGTCGCGCCCGCTTCTTTTCGGCAGAACTGCCTGCCTCACCCTTGTGCGAGATCGAGACCCTGAGTAATCCGGAGGCGCGTCTGCACGAAGGTGACCTGATCAGCGACCGCGGCGGTCGCGACCGGGACAGCGGCGGTTCGTCGCATGGTTTTGGCAGCGCCGGTACGGCCAAAGAGGAGATCGCCGACCGGTTTGCGGCGGATGTCAGTGCGCGCCTTGAGAGTGGCCGTGAGCGCAATGCGTTTTACCGCCTGTACGTGCTGGGTTCGCCGAGTTTCCTGGGCATGCTGCGCAAGCATCAATCGCCCAGCCTGCGCCGGCTGGTAGTCGATGAGATCGCCAAGGATATGACGATGCGCACCCCGGAGCAGATCCGAGCTCAGCTACCGGACAGGCTATGA
- a CDS encoding glycosyltransferase family 2 protein: MENTSVTLVIVPRERFSLAAESLSDVLSQIPEDVPVVYVEGNPPPKVKAKLHKIGAGRVHFVATEGYVAPNQARNIGFRRVSSKYVVFLDNDVWVEPRWLESLVDCAEETAAEVVGPLYRQGRREDREVHMAGGLAHIVERDGVRRVKSTHDYQGQPLDEVLPKVQRGETELAEFHGVLIRSDVLRDIGGLDEGLMCTREHIDFCMTVRNRGGKVMFEPASQITYTRPPPFAWSDLAFFSLRWSEDWSRKTLEHFCEKWDVDRGQIPYLMIWTKKQRYRFLDPWYTRTTQWLARRFGRDRVVKVMNATIYPIEGALNRAMMRLMRLRGN, encoded by the coding sequence ATGGAAAACACATCGGTCACTCTGGTCATTGTGCCGCGCGAACGCTTCAGCCTCGCTGCTGAATCTCTCAGCGACGTATTGTCGCAGATACCCGAAGACGTACCCGTCGTCTACGTCGAAGGGAATCCACCTCCCAAGGTGAAAGCAAAACTACACAAGATCGGGGCAGGGCGCGTCCACTTTGTGGCGACTGAAGGGTATGTCGCTCCCAACCAGGCGCGCAACATCGGCTTCCGCCGGGTCTCCAGCAAGTACGTGGTGTTTCTCGACAACGATGTCTGGGTCGAGCCACGCTGGTTGGAGTCGTTGGTCGACTGCGCCGAAGAAACCGCTGCAGAGGTTGTCGGCCCCTTGTACCGACAGGGCAGACGTGAAGATCGCGAAGTGCACATGGCCGGTGGCTTGGCGCACATCGTTGAGCGCGACGGCGTGCGGCGCGTGAAGTCCACGCACGACTACCAGGGGCAGCCCCTGGATGAAGTGCTGCCCAAGGTGCAGCGTGGCGAGACCGAGCTTGCCGAGTTTCATGGTGTGTTGATCCGGTCGGACGTGCTGCGCGACATCGGCGGACTCGACGAAGGCCTGATGTGTACGCGCGAGCACATCGATTTCTGCATGACGGTGCGCAACCGCGGCGGCAAGGTGATGTTCGAGCCCGCCAGCCAGATCACCTACACCCGGCCGCCACCGTTCGCGTGGAGCGACCTGGCCTTCTTCAGCCTGCGTTGGTCGGAAGACTGGTCGCGCAAAACCCTGGAACACTTCTGCGAGAAATGGGACGTGGACCGGGGGCAGATCCCCTACCTGATGATCTGGACCAAGAAACAGCGCTATCGCTTTCTCGATCCCTGGTATACGCGCACCACGCAATGGTTGGCGCGACGGTTCGGCAGGGATCGTGTCGTCAAGGTGATGAACGCGACGATCTATCCGATCGAAGGTGCGTTGAACCGCGCGATGATGCGCCTGATGCGATTGCGCGGTAACTGA
- a CDS encoding HD domain-containing protein gives MSAVDTAHAYAQTNLQLYTQLRTLGYSEASLGDTRRAYDLAIVLFSGRYRSNGKPFLAHLVGTASILAAHGAAPDVVVAGLLHACYMQGQFGDADIGVTSKRTELVRAYASASVDRLVQAYSRMPWNSETIDAMHSDPDALRSQDADIVLMRLANDLEDHLDLGMLFGRKASQAMPATVAIAKQLGCPDLADALTKAYAAERDAEIPEALRIDRKSSYTIRPRTRSRLNALRVLMKKVRRRLGS, from the coding sequence TTGTCGGCCGTCGATACCGCACACGCATACGCGCAAACCAATCTGCAGCTGTATACCCAGTTGCGAACCCTCGGCTATTCGGAAGCGTCGCTGGGCGACACCCGCCGCGCCTACGACCTGGCGATCGTGTTGTTCAGCGGACGTTATCGTTCGAACGGCAAACCGTTTCTCGCACACCTTGTCGGTACCGCCAGCATCCTGGCCGCACACGGCGCCGCACCCGATGTTGTCGTCGCCGGTCTGCTGCACGCCTGCTATATGCAGGGGCAGTTCGGCGATGCGGATATCGGTGTGACATCTAAGCGTACCGAGCTGGTTCGCGCGTATGCGTCGGCATCAGTCGACCGACTGGTGCAGGCGTATTCGCGCATGCCATGGAACAGCGAGACCATCGATGCGATGCACAGCGATCCCGACGCACTCCGATCACAGGATGCCGACATTGTATTGATGCGCTTGGCCAACGATCTGGAAGATCACCTCGACCTGGGGATGCTGTTCGGCAGAAAGGCGTCGCAGGCCATGCCGGCAACGGTGGCGATTGCCAAGCAACTCGGTTGCCCAGACCTGGCGGATGCGTTGACCAAGGCCTACGCCGCCGAACGCGACGCCGAGATACCCGAAGCGCTGCGCATCGATCGCAAGAGTTCATACACGATCCGACCGCGCACCCGCAGTCGGCTGAATGCGCTGCGGGTGTTGATGAAGAAAGTGCGACGCCGCCTGGGCAGCTGA
- a CDS encoding molybdopterin molybdotransferase MoeA produces the protein MPGAPIFHRQSISTATGWIDRLAPRLDVESVPLNDAVGRCLAGDIHAQHTCPSNTIATLDGYALAASGTVGASDYSPLPFRQTDAATPLQSAEAVPLANGEALPDNADAVIEQEQVEQRARTLEVSATVAPGSGVIAAGEEFETGALLLSAGRRLRPQDIAWLALDRRDKVDVISRPRITVLLVGGVPHDANGPALTAAIARDGGRVVHAARVDSAAALKNALASIDSDAVITAGGTGQGVNDFAIATLAEVGRIDIYGVAMNPGESTALGFAAERPVLALPGRPLACLCAYDRLGSYLVRHLAGNASGASHDTRQMPLKRKVVSSIGQLDICRVRIDAAGAEPLATAENRLLSTLVAADGYILIPENSEGHPAETMVTVHLY, from the coding sequence ATGCCGGGCGCCCCAATCTTCCATCGTCAATCGATCTCCACCGCGACCGGCTGGATCGATCGCCTGGCCCCGCGGTTGGATGTTGAATCGGTTCCCCTGAACGACGCGGTGGGTCGATGCCTGGCTGGCGATATCCATGCGCAACACACCTGTCCATCAAACACGATTGCGACGCTTGATGGCTACGCCCTGGCAGCTTCCGGCACGGTCGGTGCCAGCGACTACAGTCCATTGCCGTTTCGCCAGACCGACGCTGCGACGCCGCTGCAATCGGCAGAAGCCGTGCCATTGGCGAACGGCGAAGCCTTACCGGACAACGCCGATGCGGTAATCGAGCAGGAACAGGTCGAGCAACGCGCCCGCACGCTGGAAGTCTCCGCAACCGTCGCGCCCGGCAGCGGGGTGATCGCCGCGGGCGAGGAGTTCGAGACCGGCGCCCTGCTGCTCAGCGCCGGTCGCCGGTTGCGACCGCAGGACATCGCCTGGTTGGCGCTCGACCGACGCGACAAGGTCGATGTGATCAGCCGGCCGCGTATCACGGTCCTGCTCGTCGGTGGTGTACCCCATGACGCCAATGGTCCCGCACTGACCGCCGCGATCGCGCGTGACGGCGGCCGCGTCGTGCACGCGGCACGAGTCGACAGCGCAGCGGCGCTCAAAAATGCATTGGCCTCGATTGACAGCGATGCAGTCATCACCGCCGGTGGTACCGGCCAGGGTGTGAACGATTTCGCCATCGCCACATTGGCCGAAGTCGGCCGCATCGACATCTACGGCGTGGCGATGAACCCGGGCGAAAGCACGGCCCTGGGCTTCGCTGCTGAGAGGCCCGTGTTGGCGCTGCCGGGACGACCGCTTGCCTGTCTGTGCGCCTACGACCGCTTGGGCTCGTACCTGGTGCGTCATCTCGCCGGCAACGCCAGTGGCGCATCACATGACACCCGGCAAATGCCGCTGAAACGGAAGGTGGTTTCCTCTATCGGCCAGCTCGACATCTGCCGCGTGCGAATCGACGCCGCAGGGGCCGAGCCCTTGGCAACCGCCGAGAACCGGCTGCTGTCGACCCTGGTTGCTGCCGACGGCTACATCCTGATCCCCGAGAACAGCGAAGGCCATCCTGCGGAAACGATGGTCACCGTCCATCTCTATTAA